CATGTTCATCATGAGCCCGCTGACCGGCGGCGGCCTCATGAGCCTGTTCAGCACCCACCCGCCGGTGGAGAAGCGGATCGAACGCCTGATGGCGATGCGGGGGCAAACCCTCAGATGATGGAAATCTCGTTCTACCGGGAAAAGCTCTCCGAGTCCGGGCACCGGATGCTGAACGCCTCGATCGAGGAGTCGCAGCGCCGGCATCACTACTATCTCGGTCTCGAGCACCTGTTCATCGCCTTCGCCGACCAGGAGAAGACGATGTTCCAGGACCTGATGGCGGCGATCGGACTGAACGTCGAGGCCGTCCTCTTCTCTCTCGCCGAGCACCTGAACATCTCCCGGCAGTACCTGGGGGTCGGGCTGAAGGTCCCCCCGGCGACCAAGCAGGTCTTCCGCGTCGCGTGGGAGACGGCGCAGCGGAACCGACGTACCCAGATCGACGCCTCCGACCTGTTCCTCGGCATCTTCCACGAGGTCCACTCCATCCCGGCGCGGATCCTCAAGAATTACGGCGTCGACCCGGCCGTCGCGCTCTCCCGGTTCGCCGCGCAGCTGCGGACCCGGGAGGAGAAGGTCGAGGAGTTCCGCAAGCGGTATGAACTTCCGGCGAACCTTAAGACCTTTGCCGTCAACCTGAATCTCCTCGCACGGGAAGGGAAGATCCCCCCGATCATCGGGCGGGACGCGGAGATCGACCGGATCCTCGAATACCTCTGCCACAAGGACCGGTCCAACTCGGTGATGATCCTCGGGGACCCGGGGGTCGGGAAGACCGCCGTGGTCGAGGGGCTCGCGATGCGTCTCGAGTACGAGCCGCACCGGGTGCCGGAGCGGCTCCGGGGGCACCACGTGGTCAACCTGCAGATGAACACGGTCGTGGCGGGGACCGTCTTCCGCGGGATGTTCGAGGACCGGATCGAGAAGGTGATCGCCGAGGTCAAGGAGCGGAAGAACCTCATCCTCTTCATCGACGAGGCGCACACCCTGGTCGGCGCGGGCTCCGCCATGGGCGTCCCCTCCGACGCGGCGAACATCTTCAAGTCGGCCCTGGCCCGGGGCGAGGTCCAGATGATCGGCGCCACGACGGTCACGGAGTACAAGGAGATCCTCCAGGAGGACGAGGCGCTCTCCCGGCGGTTCCGGGTGGTGAAGATCGGGGAGCCGACCCTCGACGAGACGCGCGAGATCCTCATGGGCCTCAAGCCCCGCCTCGAGGCGAACTACGGGGTGGAGATCCAGGACGAGGCGATCGACTTCGCCCTTTCCATGTCCGACCGGTACGCCCGTTCCCTGCGCCTGCCCGACAAGGTGATCAACTGGCTCGACACGGCGTGCGTGCGCGTCGAGATCCGGGGCGACGCGGAAAAGACCGTCACGGCGAAGGACGTGCTCGACGTGATCGCGAACGAGACGAAAAACCCGCCGGACATCCTCCTCCGGGACGTGGGGGAACGGTTCCGGGACATCGAGGAGCGGATCTCCCGCCGGCTGGTGGGACAGAAGGAGGCGATCGCCGCGGTGGCCAAGTCGCTGCGGATGAACAAGGGCCCCCTCAAGGCGAACATCTACCGGCCGGACGGTGTGCTGCTCTTCCTCGGCCCCACGGGCGTCGGCAAGACGGAGATGGCCAGGGCGCTGGCGGAGTACCTCTTCGGCGACGAACGGCAGATGATCCGCGTCGACATGTCCGAGTACCGCGACGGCGCGCTCGCGGTCGACAAGCTGATCGGGATGCCGCGCGGGATCGTCGGGTCCGAACGCGGGGGGATCCTGACGAATCAGGTGAGGGACAACCCGTACTCCGTCGTGCTGCTCGACGAGATCGAGAAGGCCGACACCTACGTCCACAACCTCTTTCTCCAGGCGTTCGACGAGGGGTGGCTGACCGACGGGCGCGGGAAGAAGGTCTACTTCTCCGACACGATCATCATCATGACGAGCAACCTCGGGGCGAACGAGCTGTCGAAGCTCGTCCGGCCGATGGGGTTCGGATCGGGGTCGGTCGATTTCGAGCCGGTCCGCAAGGCGGTGCTGAAGGCGGCCGAGAACCGGTTCACGCCGGAGTTCATCAACCGCCTCGACGACGTCGTCGTCTTCACGCCCCTCTCCATCGACGAGGTCCGGCGGATCGCCGAGCTGTACATCGACACGATCCGGAAGAGGATGGCGGCGCACGGGAAGACGCTGGTCGTCTCCGACGCGGCCGTCGCCGTCCTGGCCCGCGCGGGGTTCTCCGTCAAGTACGGCGCGCGGTTCCTCAAGCGCGCGATCGACGAGAAGGTCAAGGTGCCGGTCACGCTGAAGTGGAAAGAGTCGGACCACTTCCTC
This sequence is a window from Deltaproteobacteria bacterium. Protein-coding genes within it:
- a CDS encoding ATP-dependent Clp protease ATP-binding subunit; its protein translation is MMEISFYREKLSESGHRMLNASIEESQRRHHYYLGLEHLFIAFADQEKTMFQDLMAAIGLNVEAVLFSLAEHLNISRQYLGVGLKVPPATKQVFRVAWETAQRNRRTQIDASDLFLGIFHEVHSIPARILKNYGVDPAVALSRFAAQLRTREEKVEEFRKRYELPANLKTFAVNLNLLAREGKIPPIIGRDAEIDRILEYLCHKDRSNSVMILGDPGVGKTAVVEGLAMRLEYEPHRVPERLRGHHVVNLQMNTVVAGTVFRGMFEDRIEKVIAEVKERKNLILFIDEAHTLVGAGSAMGVPSDAANIFKSALARGEVQMIGATTVTEYKEILQEDEALSRRFRVVKIGEPTLDETREILMGLKPRLEANYGVEIQDEAIDFALSMSDRYARSLRLPDKVINWLDTACVRVEIRGDAEKTVTAKDVLDVIANETKNPPDILLRDVGERFRDIEERISRRLVGQKEAIAAVAKSLRMNKGPLKANIYRPDGVLLFLGPTGVGKTEMARALAEYLFGDERQMIRVDMSEYRDGALAVDKLIGMPRGIVGSERGGILTNQVRDNPYSVVLLDEIEKADTYVHNLFLQAFDEGWLTDGRGKKVYFSDTIIIMTSNLGANELSKLVRPMGFGSGSVDFEPVRKAVLKAAENRFTPEFINRLDDVVVFTPLSIDEVRRIAELYIDTIRKRMAAHGKTLVVSDAAVAVLARAGFSVKYGARFLKRAIDEKVKVPVTLKWKESDHFLVEEVDGEPVLITQKVAV